GTTATCGGGATCTGGTGGCACATGGGGATTGTCTCGGGAGTCTTCTTTACAGCAAGTACGGATGCAACCCTTGCAGTTGCAAATACATTTCCTTTCTCAACGGTCCCTGTCCTTATTTTCTCCAGGGTTCCTGCGGAAAGTACAATTTCTCCTGCAGCTCTTGCTAGCCTGGGAACAGGCTTTTTTTCGCTAATATCGACCATTCGCGCCCTGCCGGCTTCAATATGAGTAAATGACTTTTCCACTAAATCACCGCGTTTTTCGTATTTATCTGGAATTTCATTAATTTTTAATTTTTTTGTAATTTTTTACCTTCAATTCCCAGGTTCTTAAGTTTCTTAATTTTCTGTTCAGTCAATCCGGATTTGTTTTCGCTGTGAGTAATCCTGTATTGCCTGTTCCAGTTTTCCTGCAAGTTCCTCGGCTTCTTCAAGGTTAAACTTCATAATCTCTTCATCTTCCCCGTGAAAAATCGTAAGCCTTATTCTTGTCCTTTCGATTTCTACATCTATTTTTCTCTCAAAATCATGTGTCATACTCTGTTACCCCCCTTCCCGACATACAGTTTCATATTATTTATAATACAGGATTTCCATTGTAATAGTCCAGATTCTCAGATAGTCCGGATTCTCAGATAGTCCAGATTCTCAGATATTGCTTGAATTTTCTGGATATTATCTGATTAATGAGCGGTTATTATTTGAATATTGTTTAATATTGCTTGATTATCGTTCCATCTGAATATTGTTTCTGCGTCATTTTATCTTTTTAGAGCTGTTTTTATAGCTATAACTCTTTCATCCTATTTCTGCCTCTTTGATTATTTCAGGGATCTTCTTAATCACGTCAGTTGCAAGCAGTGCATTTCCCGCTTTCTCGAACGCCAGGTCGCCGGCTGCCCCGTTAATGTAAGCTGCACAGGCTGCGGCAAGAAACGCAGGGTTTCTGGAAAAAATAGATCCTGTCAAGCCTGCCAGGACATCTCCGGTGCCTCCTACAGTCATGCCCGGGTTTCCTGTCCTGTTCAGAAGGGTCTGCTTCCCGTCAGAAATAATGTCTATCTTTCCCTTCAGGAGCGTTACCACTCCCTTTTTCTCTGAAAATTCCCTTACAGCTCTTTCACGGGCTTCAAATGCCTCGGGGGTTTCCATATTTCTCAGGCGGGTAAATTCTCCTGTATGTGGAGTCACTATTATTTCACAATTCCCTGTAAGGGTTTTAAATATAGGGCCTGAAAGGGCGGAAAGGGCGTCGGCATCAAGGACTGCTTTCCTGCAGAAGGGCAGGATCTTTCTGACAGCTTCAAGGGTCTCTGCTGTTCTCCCAAGCCCCATCCCCATTACAACCACATCATGGGAATTGATGAGGTCAGGGAGGATGGACAGGTCTTCGGGGCAGAGTACGTTTGAGGAAAGTTTCCGAACAATGAGATCCGGAGAGTAAGAAGCTACAATCCCGGCTACAGATTCAGGTACTGCTGCTGTTACCAGGTCTGCCCCTGCCCGGAGGGCTGCAAGGGCTGCAAGCGCCGGAGCCCCGGAGTAAGGGCCACCTCCTATGATAAGGACCCTTCCTGCATTTCCTTTATGCGCTTCAGACTTCCTCTTCTGAAGCATCTGCAGGTCACCGGGGCCCACATATTGTTCAGCATCCGCGCAGACTCCGATTTCTGCAACCTTTATAGTGCCTGTATGCTCTTTTGCCTGCTCCCCCAGTAGCCCGGCTTTCATACGGTGAAAGGTTACTGTAAGGTCTGCATATACGGCTTTTTCAAAGCCACCCC
The Methanosarcina sp. WWM596 DNA segment above includes these coding regions:
- the moaC gene encoding cyclic pyranopterin monophosphate synthase MoaC, whose translation is MEKSFTHIEAGRARMVDISEKKPVPRLARAAGEIVLSAGTLEKIRTGTVEKGNVFATARVASVLAVKKTPETIPMCHQIPITGIDVDFEVGEDAVSAIVEVRTVGKTGVEMEALTGVSVALLTIWDMVKSAEKDESGNYPHTLIRNIRVLEKLKG
- a CDS encoding bifunctional ADP-dependent NAD(P)H-hydrate dehydratase/NAD(P)H-hydrate epimerase — its product is MKYISSLRMKAIDTNCSYMGMFPLQLMENAGAAIAQNIKEKLGSGKVLFVAGRGNNGGDAFVAARHLAGIPGYSVRVILLGKARDIGTEEAFHNFSLLRFSGVQTLEIRDSSQLATSRWFSEADMLVDAIFGTGVKGNIKKPESTAIDLINDKGKAGKIIIAVDIPSGLDPDGGGFEKAVYADLTVTFHRMKAGLLGEQAKEHTGTIKVAEIGVCADAEQYVGPGDLQMLQKRKSEAHKGNAGRVLIIGGGPYSGAPALAALAALRAGADLVTAAVPESVAGIVASYSPDLIVRKLSSNVLCPEDLSILPDLINSHDVVVMGMGLGRTAETLEAVRKILPFCRKAVLDADALSALSGPIFKTLTGNCEIIVTPHTGEFTRLRNMETPEAFEARERAVREFSEKKGVVTLLKGKIDIISDGKQTLLNRTGNPGMTVGGTGDVLAGLTGSIFSRNPAFLAAACAAYINGAAGDLAFEKAGNALLATDVIKKIPEIIKEAEIG